From Vitis vinifera cultivar Pinot Noir 40024 chromosome 5, ASM3070453v1, the proteins below share one genomic window:
- the LOC104879332 gene encoding uncharacterized protein LOC104879332 gives MASESGTMGRDPCWKYCTPMEGNKNGTICNYCGLAIKSGGITRFKFHLSHTDPNSNTKKCPNVPPEVKQEIRRLIEQRNKAKAKKTVDIEEIRAELRDTMGRRHRHLIDEDDEENLGGDGGGDGGGGGGGGDDDDDGDDDVYMYPADMHPDERHAYREAVRASKAAEWNRQQQEHFIKGKRKTGESSHPTNPTTRQMRKSQSVRYSDASLPDAPSLYKSSAARQKTVKNLFKGGAIKETMGRLISKFFIYESVPPSKADSHHFKNMIVGAQQAGMGIEPPSPYEIKHKYLDMEYKDMEAYVNIQREKWKTYGCTIMSDGWTGPTKLSIINFMVYSKGSTIFLKSVDASNNIKDNKYIYGLLKDVIKEVGKQNVVQIVTDNGSAFVKAGKLLMKKYNLYWTPCAAHCIDLMFEDIGKRMSVADLITKARKITNFIYNHSWLLAQMRKVCGGDIVRPGATRFATNYIALDSLLKKKANLKKVFISDEWAQHNLSRTLIGKEVESLMFDHAYWERVGKLVSIYEALYTVLRIVDSEVVPTMPFVYELIRVMKENLIRLNAKEWVLEIIADRWDRTLKHPLHAAAFFLNPRFQYKRGVGTDPDLLQAVHEVFAKLDPTSEGLSQFGNEIILFRDAKRGFGDRAAIASRSEMVPAEWWFMYGHHAPTLRRLAIKVLSQTASSSACERNWSTFALIHTKQRNRLAYPMLQQLVFCYYNMKLKIRDMEAEQDKVAEKDYLDLLDIATEVGEEEDNQLFQWVRPLHLDDEDGNPDPRIAAHVREAGVDVDRVLSEEVHTDSFSQDTRDSFQQGISQPAVTSRPSFDSTSVEHSSRPSATDTSASGYDGSRGEGTNDGSDPGNDEGDVRQQQQSGQPLGFTCEDDFTHCTQDEDHGSRRAGPSVGAIGKPYRGRQRRMMPYNEDSLSASFESMSVETQFSDSSNEANIYAPYAMSYGQPPQNLSSSTDEEYESCW, from the exons atggctAGTGAAAGCGGTACCATGGGTCGAGATCCTTGTTGGAAATATTGTACACCTATGGAAGGGAAcaaaaatggaacaatatgCAATTACTGTGGGTTGGCAATAAAGAGTGGTGGGATTACTCGTTTTAAATTTCACCTATCACATACAGACCCtaattcaaatacaaaaaagtgTCCTAACGTGCCTCCAGAAGTGAAACAAGAAATAAGACGACTTATAGAGCAAAGAAATAAGGCAAAAGCGAAGAAAACTGTTGATATAGAAGAGATTCGAGCAGAACTGCGAGACACAATGGGAAGAAGACATAGGCATTTAATTGATGAGGACGATGAGGAGAACcttggtggtgatggtggtggtgatggtggtggtggtggtggtggtggtgatgatgatgatgatggagatgatgatgtgtatatgtatccggCTGATATGCACCCTGATGAGCGACATGCTTATAGAGAGGCGGTTCGAGCATCAAAAGCTGCTGAATGGAATCGACAACAACAAGAACATTTTataaaaggcaaaagaaaaacag gcGAGTCTTCACATCCAACCAATCCAACAACAAGGCAAATGCGAAAATCGCAAAGTGTTCGATATTCAGATGCATCACTGCCTGATGCACCCTCATTGTACAAATCTTCAGCAGCAAGACAGAAAACTgtgaaaaatcttttcaaaggtGGTGCCATCAAGGAAACCATGGGACGTTTGATCAGTAAGTTCTTCATATATGAGAGTGTTCCGCCAAGTAAAGCAGACTCTCACCACTTCAAGAACATGATTgttggtgcacaacaagcag GTATGGGTATAGAACCGCCGTCTCCTTATGAAATCAAACACAAGTATTTGGATATGGAGTACAAAGACATGGAAGCTTATGTCAATATTCAAAGAGAAAAGTGGAAGACTTATGGATGCACGATTATGTCTGACGGATGGACTGGGCCCACGAAATTaagcataattaatttcatggtataTTCAAAAGGTAGCACAATCTTCCTCAAATCCGTTGATGCATCAAATAatataaaggacaacaaataCATATATGGTTTGTTgaaggatgtgatcaaggaagtTGGCAAACAAAATGTGGTCCAAATAGTTACAGATAATGGGTCGGCATTCGTGAAGGCGGGGAAGTTGTTAATGAAGAAATACAATCTTTATTGGACTCCGTGTGCAGCACATTGCATCGACTTAATGTTCGAAGACATCGGTAAAAGGATGAGTGTTGCAGATCTGATTACAAAGGCTCGAAAGATAACCAATTTCATTTATAACCATAGTTGGTTGCTTGCACAGATGCGGAAGGTGTGTGGTGGAGACATAGTTCGTCCTGGAGCAACAAGATTTGCAACCAATTATATAGCCCTTGACAgtcttttgaaaaagaaagcaaacttGAAGAAAGTGTTTATCAGTGATGAATGGGCACAACACAACTTAAGTCGCACATTAATCGGCAAAGAGGTTGAATCACTTATGTTTGACCATGCGTACTGGGAAAGAGTGGGAAAGTTAGTGTCAATATATGAGGCGCTATACACAGTTCTTCGCATTGTCGATTCAGAAGTTGTTCCtacaatgccatttgtgtacgAATTGATTCGAGTTATGAAAGAGAACCTCATTCGACTTAATGCTAAAGAATGGGTGTTAGAAATAATTGCAGATCGTTGGGATAGAACTCTTAAACATCCTCTTCATGCAGCAG CATTCTTTCTtaatccaagatttcaatataaaCGTGGAGTTGGTACTGATCCTGATCTACTTCAAGCTGTTCATGAAGTCTTTGCGAAATTAGATCCTACATCAGAAGgtcttagtcaatttggaaatgag aTTATACTATTCcgagatgcaaaaagaggattcggtGATCGAGCAGCGATTGCTTCGAGGTCAGAAATGGTTCCCG ctgaatggtggttcatgtatgGACATCACGCTCCTACATTAAGAAGGTTGGCCATCAAGGTTTTATCGCAAACTGCATCATCTTCAgcttgtgagagaaattggagcacgtttgccttaattcatacaaaacaaagaaatcggCTTGCTTACCCGATGCTCCAACAATTAGTTTTCTGTTATTATAACATGAAACTAAAGATACGTGACATGGAAGCAGAACAAGACAAAGTTGCAGAGAAAGATTACCTCGATTTACTTGACATTGCAACTGAGgttggtgaagaagaagataaccaATTGTTTCAATGGGTTAGACCTCTTCATTtagatgatgaagatggaaaTCCCGACCCACGAATTGCCGCACATGTCCGAGAAGCAGGTGTTGATGTTGATCGAGTGTTATCCGAAGAAGTTCATACTGATAGTTTCAGCCAAGACACGAGAGATTCATTTCAACAAGGAATTTCTCAGCCGGCAGTCACTTCTCGACCTTCTTTTGACTCCACGAGTGTTGAAcatagtagtagacctagtgctaCTGATACTTCCGCTTCCGGTTATGATGGTTCAAGAGGAGAGGGGACCAATGATGGTAGCGACCCTGGAAATGATGAAGGGGATGTtagacaacaacaacaaagtggACAACCATTGGGATTTACTTGTGAAGATGATTTCACACATTGTACTCAAGATGAAGACCACGGCTCTAGAAGAGCCGGTCCAAGTGTTGGAGCCATTGGAAAGCCATATAGAGGAAGACAACGAAGGATGATGCCATACAACGAGGACTCATTGTCGGCCAGTTTTGAGTCGATGAGTGTAGAGACTCAATTCAGTGATTCATCAAACGAAGCCAACATTTATGCCCCTTATGCaatgagttatggtcaacctCCTCAAAATCTTTCAAGTTCCACTGATGAAGAGTATGAAAG TTGTTGGTAG